TTGAGGTATTACTGTAACTATCAAAAGTTTACCTAATTTAcaagcatttttattattttcaagccATTGTATGTGAACGATGTTATGGTGATTTATTGCATATTActcacacattttatattaacatcaagtttgaaaagtaggggtgcattTTATGCAAGAAAGGTATTTTTGTTgagataaagttattcatgaaaacaaaacctattgatggaaactacattttttttttaaatgtagagtatacaaaagtacgccaaacaatttaaattaataacgcatgcaacaaaaacatatttaattccactttaaatataaaaattaaaacagtgtCCCACACGTGAGCTGCAACTAATGCATAACTATCGTCATAGTAGACATCACGAAAGAGTGTGGGCTATCAAATACAGTTTACTCGGCGCTAGACAGAGCGTGCGCGTTGCATGCGATCGGTGAGCTATCAATATCAATATTCAACTACATGCACACGCTCTTTACGggcatcaacataaccaaacatgaataatGCCATCtaacgctggctacatttttgtaagcggtacacagcggcgatgaaaacgaacagataaaggttataacatttaaaaacatatttgaaaaaaaatttacacattggataactttgtatttctgttaataaatTAAGTAAGCGGTAGTATCCAAACGAATAAcagttttaaactttaaaatattaagttttatatgGGGAAAGAAGTTTATGGACGacatattacattaaaaaaaaataacgttcatCTTATTTAGAAAATGGCAGGACCAAAACATTTCACCATTATAGGACAAGAAAACGTACTGTGCAGGTACATCGTAAATGAGTTTCACTGGGATTGTATAGTTACTGTATTTTTCCCCATTATAAAACCCAAACTGCCTGACAGcaatttgaaaacaaatttttgttgcTTCCATGTTTTATCCTGTTAGGTTACccacctacacaaagcactcaaaATCTAACAGCTGGACCCGAAACATGATGCAATGTTTATTCGAGAATTTTCGGCCCCGAAACGACGGTGCGACGATCGTGCGGTGAAACAGGGCATCTCCAGGTATGCGTGCACCAACAGCACCCACCACTCCTCCACGTGGCGCTCTCGAGGTCGAGAACGTGGAGGTCGTTGAAGAACGTCCCGGAAAGGTCCTCCTCGCTCTCCTCCACGTCCCACACTCCGCCGAAGGTGAAGGCCTTGTTGCCCGCTGCCACGGCCGCAGACATGCCGCAGCGCGGCGACATTCGGACACCACTGTGCTTCACAGACACCCACTTCCACTTCGTGCAGGTCGCATCGTTCTCTGTCGCACCGGAAAGAAAAAGCACAAACACAGGGCCTTTAAAAAACGAAGATACACTTTGTATGCTTACATGCATGCAGAGTGTTCGCGAAACAACTAGGCATAAATATGATGAGTGGCtgaaaaacaaaaattccctAATTACTTACTATCTGGTTGAAGAATAAACATGTCAGAATGCACTGATCCTTTGTCGACATCTTTTTTTATCCGCTCTTTGCTGTACCCTCCATAAACAAGAACACTTCCATCATTGCGTGCAATCATTATACATCCCGATCTTGGTGATGGGGGTGTTCCTAAAAAAgagaacatatttttattttatttattcaatacatTGAACCATTGAGCAGCAATAAATAAAGTGATCACAAAAGAAATATatgatataaaaattcaaaagggtgTAACTAGAAAAATgcaaatctgccaaaaaaaaattataactttaacttTCGGGCCTATcaacatatattatatacataaaagacaaaaataccaatagttttttaataaaattataaacttcaaagatataaaaaaatttaaaaaataaaaaaaagatttttaaaagggtataagtaaaaaattaaaaatattatcaaaacatcCCCAGTGACGCAAACTTTGATTTCCAAAACGGAAAACAATTTTCAGTTTTTCGTTTGGAGCTAAACCACCtgagatataagcctttttaataattataagcaTTTTCATTcagaaaaatgatgaatataacaaacacttaaaatttaataaataaggcgtgttccacttatgtagctgtatttcaaatgatACTCTATTgttatacagtacactccctattatccgcacatgctacgaaaaaatacagcacatatataaatctgtattttattacaagtgagcaaatttgaactctactgacgagtgtattatgtgcagtatacagtaaaatgccacaggccttctcggaactcactcagtaggctggcatgcattgctatttttgtctctgttgcgctttgtttctagtcgtatggtttcTTTTTTACTGTCATGAAGTCTCTTGAGTACGTACAGTACCGTATCCTTGTTATGAAGTAAGTAcagagcacttttatgtttacattactgaaatgtattgtatgttaattattcagtaaaatactaaaattttagcataatttaaaaatttttactattcaTTGTAACtttaactgtaaatatttttttagatttttaagttgaaattaatgtttccttcccccctcccctcaattttcggctcttttgcagATTATCCGGGTTTTTTACTATcagcggtggccctgccacttaatttcacgGATAaacgggagtgtactgtacttccattttctattttatacacatctgtattgagtaggctaatatttgtgctttatGATATGCTTGTATCCAAGGTATATGTATCTCTTTGGTGTAATACAGGTGTGTCAGTAATATAGGATTAATTCATATCTGTCAGGTCTCTGGATTAGTTTACAAAATGACATCTGGCTATCGGAAAGAGTGAAGTTGTCCATCGGTGTCTTAGTGAACAATAAAGCCGCAGGTACAACCAGAACGTCAGAGATTGCAGTGGGTGCAGAACTGACCTTTTGGTTCCAGGAGCTTCCAAGTGTAGCTAGTCAAATCAAACGCGTAGACGTCGTTGAAGTATTTGTAATCCCGCAGATTGTCGTGGAAGCCGCCAAACACAATCAGGTGTTTCTTAGTGTGCACCATTCGATGACCGCTCCTCGCTGATGGGCCACCCGCAGCCCTGGAAGTAACACAACTTACACTTTATTTACTCGTAGTAAAGCTCCTACATTGCACGTAACAAAACATTCATTACCACAGTCCGGTCAACGAACAAGTGCACTTTTCAATAACCGTACGAAGCTTATGCTTCTCTGATTTATCACACGCGTTCCCTAACCCTTGTGGGCCGGCATAGagtagcctaagatgtacatcaagttctgtccctgcccgaacacgcccaaatattcaccttcggccaacctcgggatttgctttatttttgcgcaggaaaaatgaatccaaatattaaaagtggtcggtcaggttagctacattaaaacactttataacactatggacggttagttaggtcagtatagctacattaaaataaacagagaaatataaatatatataaataaacccgaggttggccgaaggcgtaaattcgggcgtgttcgggcaaggacagaacttgatgtacatcttaggcttcccgccggCATAAGCTCCCTGGAGTGGGCGGATCCGACAGGAAATGGCGTGGCCCCCCCCCTCTGGTGAGGGAAATGGACACGCCGTTTCATCGCAGTCTGGAGGTGTCGGTGAAGGGCTATGTGGAGAGGCTGAGGCAACCCATCCCACCATCGACACCACCACAACCCCCTAAACCCATTCGGCAACCAACAGTAGCTCACTGGCCAAGCCCCCACCAGCGAGCACCGAGGGTGTCTCTCCGGACCTCTCACATCTCTGGGACTCCTCAGAACACCCGGAGGCACTTTTTGACACAGTCATGTGAAGCATTTTGCTGTCATTTCGCACACGttattccattaaattaaataaagtccAACTAGACTGCCTGACCTTTTACAAGTATTTTTCTACGAAATAATGGAAGAATATTAAACTGTCAAACTAAACACTTTTATAAAGTCACCTGTTTGAGATGCGCACTCGTTTATGGGATATACTCTAGACTAGCATTTCACTTAAGCAAATTAAACAtacgtacataaataaataacccccccccccccccccccccacacacacacacacactaacttTCCATTACATCAAGTTCTTCACGGTAATACTGTTACATACATAGTCCTTACAAATACTGATAGAGAGCCCTGAACTGAACCATCACATGTTAAACTCATAATTTCATAGTACAGAGAAGGTCTTCCATCTAGCAGGTTCGACCGTCAAGGGAAACCAAGGTCCAGGGGCAAATAATTTAGTCACGCCCCCTCCCCATTACCACTTTTGAGaaccaaaattgaaaaaaaaaaaatctaaaaactgtAAACGTTCCTGTGTTCATAACTGTAATCACGATCTGTGCATATTGCATCACTTGTAAGGTTTCATATGAATTCTATTGACAATaagacttgtaattttcatccCATCAAAGTAAAcccatgcattaaaaataatcttgAAGCATTCAACCAGGGTCCCTACGATTTTGATCCCCCCACCAATTCTTTAAATGACCCTGGGTTTGGGACTCACGGCCATGCCGGATAATCGAATGTCAatgtacccttttttttttaataggaatgaaagaaaattaaaacactaaaatgatttttaaaaagcaGTAATAATAGACTACTATATggcaatataaaaataaagatgagcattattgtttaaaaaaaataaaaatatgatatcACATTACTTACATGGCGGTCAGGGACAAAAAAAACTCAGAAttcccttaaaaatattttttatactagcAAATCGATTGGTACTGAATTATAGATTGTAGCGAACCTAAGAAAGCAGAATCAAAGAGTGAGCACTGCATATGCTTGGTTCTCGCATCATTATTTGtaggtttcaaatttttttattttgaaattaaaatttctgtcttTGAACGGGTTTTACTGAAAACTTTTGTACTAAATTTGCATTTGTTTTGACCAGAAACTCAGACAAAACTAGGTACCTAAAAGATGTTCAAAAAATTCCCGCATTACTGGTTCATATGTAGAATtcagttgttattattatttaaaaaaaaaaaaaaattgtttgcgaCGAGTTTCACGCAGACTACGTGGCGACCATAACTTGGTGCTACCTCATGGCACCCATCCACATTCCCAAAAAAGAAATTGGGCTGGATCATGAAAGTTAATTCATTATATAACATTaaccaaatttaattcaaatcataTAAAAAGGAATCTTTTAAGCTTGAAAATCAagaaaatgtcattatttccggAATGATTCAGAAGAATTaatctaatttgttttattgtgcatctctaaTCGAaccacttttaaaccacaaatgctcactaatttatttttattgttctgaatgtatctgttttagaccaatttattacaaattattttatcataaaaatgcttcatataaattttaccactattttggtggagtaagtattataAAAAagctttcataaaaataaaaacaataacatcaaaatcccccctttttttaaaaacaaaattggactattataaaaccataaaatcttgtctcttgACGATGACTAAATGATTTTAGAACAACGTATGTGTGAGAATCGTTGGTGCTATTTGGTTTCGTAGGGTTTCATCTATTATTTGGCTATGCCAGACGCATTTCTATCGGACTATGGAGCCCAGAAGTTTTTACAgaatgtaaaggtgaagtattTCTAGCGAGATTCCACTACGTCCACCTTGCTGCCGTGGCGTTCAGCCAATCTCGCGCGGCCCGTGGCGCACGGGGGACTCGTCAAGACACCCCCGTGCGGTGACTCACAATATTTTCTCCCACTTCTTGTCGGCCAGGTGGTAGACCCAGAGGTCGCGGTAGTGGTAGAACTGCGCTTGCGTCGGGCTGGCGTACTCGCCCCCGAACACCCAGAGCTGGCCCTTGTTCGCCGGCACGAGGCACGCCTGGTGGCCACACCTCGGCGGGGGGGCCCCGGGCGCCTTCACCAGCTGCCACTCGTTGCGCGGGACGTTGTACAGCAGCAGGTCGTTGTACACAGACATCTGCAACGCAAAGAAAAAGTAGCGCTCGTTCGAAATTAACTTGGAATTTCTCTGGTGAATTTCCTTACCTCCCATAGTTTagtgcagtggttcccaaactttttcaccTGGCGACCCACCTGTCCTTATAGAAATaactccacggtctatcggtccatggtggagtaaaaaaccttatttgtatcctATCCCTTCCTTATGCATATATAaattaccatcaaatattgcaaatatatacatatatatgcttttttttaagataccaattgattattgataaacattaaacaatttgtgttctgatttgaaaatggttgacaaaatataagcactctgtagcaaaacatttatttattaaacaatagATAATGTGTTATCACaaaattcgatttgtttcgatttttattatcttttccattgtttctgatagttttatGGATTGAGTCGCGACCCACacgtaacccttccgcgacccactcgtgggtcgcgacccaccgtttgggaaccgctggtttAGTGTCATACAAAGACGATGATCCCATTGCAACAACCTTATTGGACACTTTATGTACCACCTTGCACAATTAACAGAATGAATTGGAATGAATTAGGGCTTAAGGCTCGGTCATGttggttttacattttttttgtcattacccATTTTTAAGGGCTAATACTAAAATTTCAACTCTGTACCTCCCTTGCATTAATTTTTTCTGCCacaaattttttcaaaacatatattcacaataaaacaaTGAGGGAGTAACTTTGGCACTGTTCCGAGGACGGAATCCTTTGGCTTGTACTGCAACCATGGGATTTAATTGACGGACAGTATATGAATTTAATGTTCTGCAACCTCGAACAAGAAAATTGTGCTTGAGTTAGTGCACACATTTTTATAACCAGTTTTTGTAGTTTTGCATGTATTTGTTTTCGAGGTTGGAAGGTGGCGGCCATGGTGACATGAATTTTCATAatggctaaattaaaaaaaaacagggaaaatctgtttgtttaatatttttgtaaggaTACATTTTATACGTGATTTTGAAAGTTTAGTAAGTAATAAAGGATAACTACTAAACACTATACACACATACAGATTATAACATGGAATCATCGCATTATTATCTTAGCATATtaacctatttttaattatgtaaatctatGTTGGTAGGTACTAGATTCGTTTTTTTTGTACAATACGTGGTTAtttttacagataattttttgAATTGATAATTTTCCTAAGAAAATTAGGAGTCTCTTGAAATACTTACCTTCTGACCATTAAAATATTCTCCTCCAAACATGATTATTTCTTCTTTATCTTTATTTGCGACAAATGTAAAGTTAACTCGTCGAGATGGGGGTGGGACTATGTGTTCGACCACCTGGTTTCTTCTCTGCTCCTCTCTCTCAATTTCTGCCACAATTTTTTCAATGTCAtcctgaaattattaaaatacagccaATTAGTCAATTACACAAACTTCTATTCAAGCTactttggcaaacctagtgaaacACCAAATTAGCACAATTTGTTTGTGACTTCAACTTTCAAAATCAATAGTCAATGAAATgcaatttgtaattgttttaagCGCAACAcactgggggaaaaaaacaaacaaacaaacaaccctTTGAAGTTACAACCTGGTAACATGTTCTTAGCATGAATgataaataataaacatgcatTGATGGCCTTCAGTACACTACGTGAAAGTTCAGTGTAGTTGGTTGAGAGATTGAGTTCCAATGTATACCTAGCAAATTTAATCTGGTATTAGTCATTGAAATAAATCCTGTAGTATGAaagacaaatttataaaaaacaattttatgcaCATAAAAGTGTAGGTTTAAAGAAAGAAAGTTAGGTTATTTTAGGTCACCgatatttacaaactataaaattGTGCAATAAGTTTGGTATGCCTCAAAATTACTTCTATAAATTTCATTCACGGTAGTTATACTgcaatgtaattaataaaataggTAGTTTCTTTTGTGTACATGCTCAAATAAAAATGAACGAAGTACGTCATTGTATTACTTCTCCTTTTGCAGCTAATTCTTTCTTGAATTTAACACAAAGCTTCTTTTCTGTTTTTGCGGTAGTCTTTTCAGCTCCTTTGCCTTTCTTTTTGCCTTTATCTTTCTTACCCATTATAAAACTTTTTCGCTCTCTACAAACATTTAGGTTATGTCAATATAAACACTACCAACCATGTGTCCATGCTTTCCATGGCGTTTACTTGTAGCCTTCGGTTAACTATGAAGTGcaagtaataaaatgtttatactttaataatttccatttgtatctatttttaatttttatatttatttgcagtattATGTcccttaaaaattgtaaaaactatttcaaataatttttctctttttgAGTACCTTTCAAAAACATAAACATTATTGACTCTAAGTAAAACTAAAGTGAAGGCATCAGTAAAGGAATTTCAGCTATATATTAAATCACCCCCCACACCCAAACCAAGGAGGGTTGGACAACACAtgagtttaacaaaaaaataaattcattccccttgaaaataaattaaatttaacacagGCCATTTGTAGTCACCAAGCTTCGCAGCGAATTTTCAGTCAGCTATTTCACAATCCATGCCAAAACTTACTTTTTataggcacaaaaaaaaagttaggggCCGAATTCAGCggcctgggactcctcgcgggcctctgggttcgatgccaagttgggGTGCTCGGCCCCTGGGTCCACTACTTGCGATGATGATATCCATGTTAGCAATGTCTGCTTgggggttgcttcattaagcaattgATCTGAGCGAGTAAAGGAAATAGGACTTCAACGTATAACTGCATATGATCAGATTAAGAAAGGCGAACTTCATCTTGTCAATCTTGCTTTGAATATGTGCCAGAAACTATATTCTGAGACTACTGTAAAACTATTGTTATATTACGAAAGAAATTTCTTAAGTATAGGAGACATAATAAAGAGATGATAATTTCAACATTATTAGGTTTGATTGAAATTCAAATAGATAAGAATGAAATACCccgcccccaaaaaaaaaatcagctgttACTTTTATTGTTTTAACAATGTGTATGAACTGGATAAAATGTTATAGTTTGTCCCCAAAAATTCAACAAAAGATTTATTGGTGGTCTGGGCCGGGTTTTCACCTTCTCCGTCCATCAGCCCACCAGAAGGTCTATGAGGGAGTCGGTCCAGTCAGGGTCTAGGGAGTAGGGAATGGGTGATATAGAAGACATTTACAGTGGCTAAGAAACAGAGTGGATGGGATATAAGAAATGTTTGCTGGGGACCTTGTTTGCTGCTGATTATTTCCTTAGATGGTGGTTCCTCCTCTCTCATTAAAGTTTGCTGCCCACGAGCTGCTGACTTCTCTACAGCAAATGGATGACTTTCAGCGAAGGAACACTGGGCTATCCACTGGATGCGAAACCAGTTGGTCTGCCATCCAGTTTTATTGGCAATTTCACAGAGGAACATTCAACCATGAGCAGCTTTGGCAACCTCCATTAAGGAGATTAGGATTATACCTACACAATGGAACACTAGAGAAAGCCAGAGAGTAGTGGTGTATACATGGATTCAAGAACTGTAGAAATATAAGCTTTCTATAAGGATGTGTGTGTCGCGGGTTTGACTAAGGACACAGGAAAACCCTAAAAAGGAggaaaaagggacgtttgcgggtggttatgaaattaattgctaagttaaattcgatccaataacaatttattgacaaacgcaataacaccaaaaggaatagcatagattctcaaactgacataacacttaaacaagtcgggttctcgtggagacgaactgttgtggtaagttcccactagaacacaaaacgcacgaattaacgctacgtgctcgattcctgaacaaacaaaacaaaacaatacccttaattgtggcgagccgtgcgctcgtcacagctaacgatcAAAACACCGCCaatttcaactactaaggctataccatttacaaagttacaaggacCATACCTAATCTTAATATTACTGAATGTTACACGTAACACAAATACAGATAGTTACTGCCAGAGGTTACaattatatacacgcaactagtcgtGTAACACTGTCAAAGTTTATAGGTTGGTTTTagttactcttcccccggtaccatgtgaagctctCTCCGCATTCTCGTAGTAACGCGTAAGTCCGTTTtcttgttcactgtctcttgtggctacgattcttcgttaccAGCGGTAGAGTTAGTgtccaaactgtgtagcgatctggtcgcgatagtgtcctgatagtgtcgtgattgtgtaaatacttccgctcgctcggccctcacagaGTTTGCTAATGCCTgccctctttgcccttgtggctgaaccgtcgtttttagttaatgttagttctgaaagattttatgcttaaTCCAGCGATGCTTCCCCATGAACTGtctatatcctgggttacaactcggagaggtctcacccagtcgatgtcttctcggtcctcgggcggcagcaactccgcggcgattgacggtgtaggccggcgagcggtgtcggagcagcgaggcagcctgctggctggatgtcccagttgttctgcttatcgatggtctgggcgcatgcccttttatactcgcaggcttccctgacgagctggaagaagaatagtctcgtctattcgggggaagcttgcccagctcactgtgttgtaggtggtatgccgtgaaaagtcaggggtacaatactttgcaagtgtacgcaggtacacacgttacatgTGTAATATGAACTCGTAACTTAACTGTTCCTAGTTATATGTATTGGCATTTTTGCTCTACTGGGGGTTCCCCTGTAATGGTTAGAGTTTGCCAGGTTAATCGAAATAAATCATGCTGGAGCACTTAAATGAAATTTCCTTTAAATCAAATACACCTTACTCATATGCTGCATTTACCATTTGGGATCCTTATATGAAGCTATAAAACCTACACATGAATTAATGTCCTTACTCTTGTGGCACCAAAGCCTGGTACCCACTTTGTCGGTAGCAATACATAACATTATGTCGTTTCCGAACAAACTCTAGCTGGTGCTGTGCCTGTTGCACTCACTGCCATGCATCCGGCGCTGCTGGGGCAGGTGGGGCGAGAGTGGTGTCCCTTGGATTTAACAGAGCCGACTCGGGAAGTTCGGTGGCACTAATCCATCTCTCCATTAACTGATGGGGTGAGTGAGGGGTTAGACGCCCGGGTCTGGTCGGTTCCTCTGGTCTGGTCGGTTACTCGGGTCTGGTCTGACCTGGTTGCATTCTCCACGAGCTACAGAGCAGAAGTACAGGGGTTCGTACCTGCAGGTCGTCCATGTGTAGGACCTTGGTGGGTCGTCCGCTGCGAGCGTGCACTGTGTAGTAAGAGGGGCCAGTTTTCCAAGGGACTTGCCGGGGCTCCGACCTCTTAGGGACTAGCCCAGCGCAAAAATTGCGGGCACCTGCTGAGAGGTGGCGCTGCTTCACGTATACCCACTGACCGGGCACGAAGGGGTCGGGTGGACCGGTGGTCTGGGGAGTGTTAGCTCCTGCTGTTTCCTGGCTTCCTCCCGCATTGTCTCTCCCCATGATTCTTCTGTGGCAGCAGCTGCTACCCGGCACTCTCCCAAACTTTGGTTCACGTCATCCACAGCAAAtgtcagcaccgtggttgttacacatttccgttccatgcaacctttgttc
The window above is part of the Bacillus rossius redtenbacheri isolate Brsri chromosome 13, Brsri_v3, whole genome shotgun sequence genome. Proteins encoded here:
- the LOC134538135 gene encoding kelch domain-containing protein 4, which encodes MGKKDKGKKKGKGAEKTTAKTEKKLCVKFKKELAAKGEDDIEKIVAEIEREEQRRNQVVEHIVPPPSRRVNFTFVANKDKEEIIMFGGEYFNGQKMSVYNDLLLYNVPRNEWQLVKAPGAPPPRCGHQACLVPANKGQLWVFGGEYASPTQAQFYHYRDLWVYHLADKKWEKILAAGGPSARSGHRMVHTKKHLIVFGGFHDNLRDYKYFNDVYAFDLTSYTWKLLEPKGTPPSPRSGCIMIARNDGSVLVYGGYSKERIKKDVDKGSVHSDMFILQPDKNDATCTKWKWVSVKHSGVRMSPRCGMSAAVAAGNKAFTFGGVWDVEESEEDLSGTFFNDLHVLDLESATWRSVRLSGKKDPGNLKKRRRKERAGEADGDEGADADTDTDEGGEGEESEKMVTEVSELDECDSKEKMAADTASGTVLADDGVFKVTVGPATASCSSQQAPTTGSPGGQSVFVPSPRMNCGLAVKDGHLYLYGGLVEDGDKQLTLSDLYSLNVHRLDEWNVIIPNDQANQEWLESGSDSDDSCDSESEHSSDEDSDEMDVS